The Bacteroides acidifaciens genome includes a region encoding these proteins:
- a CDS encoding glycosyl hydrolase family 95 catalytic domain-containing protein, with protein sequence MNKKRLIGYLFVMVSVSCIHAQEKKVATQEYKLWYDRPAQVWTEALPLGNGRLGAMVYGTPGTEQIQLNEETIWAGRPNNNANPNALEYVPKVRELVFAGKYLEAQTLATEKVMAKTNSGMPYQSFGDLRIAFPGHTRYSNYYRELSLDSARAIVRYEVDGVQYQRETFTSFTDQVVMVRLTANRPGQITFNAQLTSPHQDVMIASEEENCVTLSGVSSWHEGLKGKVEFQGRLTAKNKGGKIACADGVLSVEGADEATVYVSIATNFNNYLDITANQIERARDYLSKSMARPFAEAKKNHIDFYRKYLTRVTLDLGEDQYKNVTTDKRVENFKETNNAHLVATYFQFGRYLLICSSQPGGQPANLQGIWNDKLFPSWDSKYTCNINLEMNYWPSEVTNLSELNEPLFRLIKEVSETGKETAKIMYGADGWVLHHNTDIWRVTGAIDKAPSGMWPSGGAWLCRHLWERYLYTGDVNFLRSVYPILKESGRFFDEIMVKEPVHGWLVVCPSNSPENVHSGSNGKATTAAGCTMDNQLIFDLWTAIVSASKILDTDKEFATHLSQRLKEMAPMQVGHWGQLQEWMFDWDDPDDVHRHVSHLYGLFPSNQISPYRTPELFDAARTSLIHRGDPSTGWSMGWKVCLWARLLDGDHAYKLITDQLTLVRNEKKKGGTYPNLFDAHPPFQIDGNFGCAAGIAEMLMQSYDGFIYLLPALPTLWKEGSVKGIIARGGFELDLSWKNGKVSRLVIKSHKGGNCRLRSLNPLTGKGLKRAKGENMNPLYAVPAIPEPLINEKANLNKVVVADTYLYDLPTKAGQEYILTGK encoded by the coding sequence ATGAATAAAAAGAGATTAATCGGATATCTGTTTGTTATGGTGTCTGTAAGTTGTATTCATGCACAGGAAAAGAAAGTAGCCACGCAGGAATATAAATTATGGTACGACCGTCCCGCACAGGTATGGACCGAAGCTTTACCCCTAGGGAACGGTCGCCTGGGAGCTATGGTATATGGAACACCGGGCACAGAACAAATACAACTAAACGAAGAAACCATTTGGGCAGGACGTCCCAACAATAACGCCAATCCGAACGCACTGGAGTATGTCCCGAAAGTGCGCGAACTGGTGTTTGCCGGAAAATATCTGGAAGCGCAGACTCTTGCAACAGAGAAAGTAATGGCAAAGACCAATTCGGGTATGCCATATCAAAGCTTCGGCGACCTGCGAATCGCTTTTCCCGGACATACCCGTTATTCCAATTATTACCGGGAATTAAGTTTGGACTCGGCACGTGCCATCGTCCGTTATGAAGTAGACGGAGTGCAGTATCAACGTGAAACGTTCACTTCATTTACCGACCAGGTAGTAATGGTCAGGCTGACTGCCAACCGTCCCGGACAAATTACTTTCAACGCACAACTTACTTCGCCACACCAAGATGTAATGATAGCTTCCGAAGAGGAAAATTGCGTGACACTTTCCGGAGTATCTTCCTGGCATGAGGGGCTCAAAGGGAAAGTGGAGTTCCAAGGGAGACTGACGGCAAAAAACAAAGGGGGGAAGATAGCATGTGCCGATGGTGTCCTTTCCGTTGAAGGAGCTGATGAAGCCACGGTCTATGTATCCATTGCCACCAACTTCAACAATTATCTCGACATCACTGCAAATCAGATAGAACGTGCCAGAGATTACTTGTCTAAATCAATGGCACGCCCATTCGCGGAAGCCAAGAAAAATCATATTGATTTCTACCGCAAATACTTGACCAGAGTAACTTTAGATTTAGGAGAAGATCAATACAAAAATGTGACGACCGACAAACGGGTAGAGAATTTCAAAGAAACGAATAATGCTCATTTGGTTGCCACTTATTTCCAGTTCGGACGCTACTTGCTGATTTGTTCTTCCCAACCGGGCGGGCAACCTGCCAATCTGCAAGGTATCTGGAACGACAAACTATTCCCTTCATGGGACAGCAAATACACCTGCAATATCAATTTGGAGATGAATTACTGGCCCTCGGAAGTTACGAACCTGAGCGAACTGAACGAACCTCTTTTCCGGCTGATAAAGGAAGTGAGCGAAACAGGAAAGGAAACAGCTAAAATCATGTATGGAGCCGACGGCTGGGTATTGCATCATAATACGGACATTTGGCGTGTCACAGGTGCAATCGACAAAGCACCTTCAGGTATGTGGCCGAGTGGCGGAGCATGGCTTTGCCGCCATCTTTGGGAACGTTATCTATACACGGGAGATGTCAATTTCCTGCGTTCCGTTTATCCCATACTAAAAGAATCGGGACGTTTCTTTGATGAAATCATGGTAAAAGAGCCTGTACACGGTTGGCTGGTAGTATGCCCCAGTAATTCACCGGAGAATGTACATTCCGGCAGTAACGGCAAAGCAACGACAGCCGCCGGATGCACAATGGACAATCAATTGATTTTCGACCTTTGGACTGCCATTGTTTCGGCATCCAAAATACTGGATACTGATAAAGAATTTGCCACTCACCTGTCACAACGCCTCAAGGAAATGGCCCCCATGCAAGTGGGACATTGGGGACAGTTACAAGAATGGATGTTCGACTGGGACGATCCGGATGATGTACACCGTCATGTATCCCATCTTTACGGACTATTCCCCAGCAACCAGATTTCTCCTTACCGTACTCCCGAATTATTCGATGCCGCACGCACTTCGCTCATTCATCGCGGAGATCCTTCGACCGGTTGGAGCATGGGATGGAAAGTATGTCTTTGGGCACGTCTGCTTGACGGTGACCATGCCTACAAACTAATTACAGACCAGCTAACCCTTGTACGCAACGAAAAGAAAAAAGGTGGTACCTACCCTAACCTGTTCGATGCACACCCGCCTTTCCAAATTGACGGTAACTTCGGCTGTGCCGCGGGTATCGCCGAGATGCTGATGCAAAGCTACGATGGTTTTATTTACCTGCTTCCTGCGCTTCCCACCCTTTGGAAAGAAGGTTCTGTCAAAGGTATTATTGCCCGTGGTGGTTTTGAACTCGACTTGAGTTGGAAAAACGGGAAAGTAAGCCGCTTAGTCATAAAATCCCACAAAGGCGGCAACTGTCGCCTACGCTCACTCAACCCGCTGACAGGCAAAGGACTGAAACGTGCCAAAGGAGAAAACATGAATCCTCTCTATGCTGTTCCTGCCATTCCCGAACCATTAATCAACGAAAAAGCCAACCTGAATAAAGTGGTTGTTGCAGATACCTATTTATATGACCTGCCCACCAAAGCAGGACAGGAATATATATTGACAGGAAAATAA
- a CDS encoding helix-turn-helix domain-containing protein, producing MNNCYLNWLSDFQASLFLSAGANLADSKQTVDVILPNMSLLGYVVPVESLGLGLLVCLLVYFLLDYNTRLQSHEKYKLTVNMIHAVHTPLLLLQNQLEDIKTDNLSESLSPKIEEALRYTRCVIDCNHNVATLDKENGKIKPKTSTINFELFTYITSIVNQCRPYAKSRRIQLIVSECPDCVSCRINENIMTAALQHLLNKMIQKSAPGCCIFIKIAHTINSWKLYISNHKMLEKEGKRMLPFIPLMLPLYGFSGLRTVRKIIHFHGGKITGFGYGKTVTFRIIIPTDCNCQNQSCPARKNVADGVKGSFGSSSRNADNMSRNAKIKDAPCVLLVMADRRLSNYLKKDLSRYFRIEVLDNPELLIRTTIHLNPDAIIIDDNVNGISGDALCFRIKTDKIVGDMPVVLLIRSFDNESYMSHMGSGADRLELRMESICKFRANICMLIENHMTMRERIKCFLSDTVTSLMPVQEELAKEDLEFMEKVNAILEENLSEKYSIEQLCTDVGKSRTAFYSKMRELTGKSPESYIYSFKMDKARIFLASQQYTNSEIAGMLGYCDAKYFGKKFKEFYNICPSDYIKSIIG from the coding sequence ATGAATAATTGTTATCTGAATTGGTTATCAGATTTTCAGGCTTCACTCTTTTTGAGTGCCGGAGCCAATTTAGCAGATAGTAAACAAACTGTTGATGTGATTTTACCCAATATGTCTTTATTAGGATATGTGGTTCCTGTAGAGAGTCTTGGACTCGGGCTATTGGTTTGTTTATTGGTGTATTTCTTGTTGGACTATAATACAAGGTTACAGTCACATGAGAAATATAAGCTTACAGTGAATATGATTCATGCGGTACATACACCATTACTATTATTACAGAACCAGTTGGAAGACATAAAGACTGATAATCTTTCGGAATCCCTTTCTCCCAAGATAGAAGAAGCGTTGAGATATACTAGATGTGTAATAGACTGTAATCATAATGTTGCTACGCTTGACAAAGAGAATGGGAAAATCAAGCCCAAAACATCTACGATTAATTTTGAGCTTTTTACTTATATTACTTCTATTGTAAATCAGTGTCGTCCTTATGCGAAGTCCCGTCGGATACAGTTGATAGTAAGTGAATGTCCAGACTGTGTCAGTTGCAGGATTAATGAGAATATTATGACTGCGGCATTGCAACATCTTCTGAACAAGATGATTCAGAAATCTGCTCCAGGCTGTTGCATTTTCATAAAGATAGCACATACGATAAATTCATGGAAACTCTATATCAGTAATCATAAGATGTTGGAAAAAGAAGGTAAAAGAATGCTTCCTTTTATTCCTCTTATGCTGCCTTTATACGGGTTTAGCGGTTTAAGGACAGTGAGGAAAATTATTCATTTCCATGGTGGAAAAATAACGGGTTTCGGGTATGGCAAAACTGTCACTTTTCGGATTATTATCCCAACAGATTGCAATTGTCAGAATCAGTCATGCCCCGCCAGGAAAAATGTGGCAGACGGAGTGAAGGGTTCTTTCGGTAGTTCTTCCCGGAATGCTGATAATATGAGTCGGAATGCAAAAATCAAGGACGCACCTTGTGTTTTATTAGTTATGGCGGATAGGCGACTCAGTAACTATTTGAAAAAAGATTTGTCGAGATATTTTCGGATTGAGGTTCTTGATAATCCTGAATTGTTAATAAGAACTACAATCCATTTGAATCCTGATGCAATTATTATTGATGACAATGTCAATGGAATAAGTGGAGATGCTCTTTGTTTCCGAATCAAGACGGACAAGATAGTGGGGGATATGCCGGTTGTCCTTTTGATAAGGTCTTTTGATAATGAGAGCTATATGTCTCATATGGGAAGCGGTGCGGACAGGTTGGAATTGCGGATGGAAAGTATTTGTAAATTTAGGGCGAATATATGTATGCTGATTGAAAATCATATGACTATGCGCGAACGGATAAAATGTTTTTTGTCAGATACAGTTACTTCACTGATGCCTGTACAGGAAGAATTGGCAAAAGAAGATTTGGAATTTATGGAAAAAGTGAACGCGATATTGGAAGAAAATCTATCAGAGAAGTATTCTATAGAACAACTTTGTACTGATGTGGGCAAAAGTCGTACGGCATTTTATAGTAAGATGAGAGAACTTACCGGAAAATCTCCGGAGAGTTATATTTATTCATTTAAAATGGATAAAGCACGTATATTTTTAGCTTCCCAGCAGTATACTAACTCGGAAATAGCCGGCATGCTAGGTTATTGTGATGCCAAATATTTTGGAAAAAAGTTCAAGGAATTCTATAACATCTGCCCTTCTGATTATATAAAAAGTATTATTGGGTAA
- a CDS encoding glycoside hydrolase family 127 protein, whose protein sequence is MKQIKLLLFLASASVTGAFAQSNGLTDMSQSRFAKMANTGMGAVHWTDGFWGDRFNVFSRTSLQSMWNTWNTPEVSHGFRNFEIASGVCKGEHWGPPFHDGDMYKWMEGVASVYAVNKDPELDKLMDNFITCVVKAQRADGYIHTPVIIEELNKGIDSHTLNDEHKQTVIGTKVGAEDEKGAFANRLNFETYNLGHLMMAGIVHRRATGKTTLFDAAVKATDFLCHFYETASAELARNAICPSHYMGVVEMYRATGNPRYLELSKNLIDIRGMVENGTDDNQDRIPFRDQYRAMGHAVRANYLYAGVTDVYAETGEQQLMKNLTSIWNDIVTRKMYVTGACGALYDGTSPDGTCYEPDSIQKVHQSYGRPYQLPNSTAHNETCANIGNMLFNWRMLEVTGDAKYAELVETCLYNSVLSGISLDGKKYFYTNPLRISADLPYTLRWPKERTEYISCFCCPPNTLRTLCQAQNYAYTLSPEGIYCNLYGANTLTTDWKDKGEIALEQETDYPWDGNVRVTLNKVPRKAGAFSLFLRIPEWCEKAVLKVNGQPVQMDTKANTYAEVNRVWKKGDVVELAMDMPVRLLEAHPLAEEIRNQVVVKRGPLVYCLESMDIANGEKIDNVLIPADIKLTPKKVTIEGSQIVALEGTARVASPASWEGVLYRPVAQAERTVNIRLIPYYAWGNRGKGEMTVWLPLTR, encoded by the coding sequence ATGAAACAGATAAAGCTGTTACTTTTTTTAGCTTCCGCCTCCGTCACGGGAGCATTTGCGCAAAGCAATGGATTGACGGATATGAGTCAGAGCCGTTTTGCTAAAATGGCTAATACCGGAATGGGTGCCGTACATTGGACGGACGGTTTTTGGGGCGACCGTTTTAATGTGTTTAGCCGGACTTCCCTGCAAAGCATGTGGAACACTTGGAATACACCGGAAGTCTCTCACGGTTTCCGTAATTTTGAGATTGCGTCCGGTGTGTGCAAGGGCGAACATTGGGGACCGCCGTTCCATGACGGAGATATGTATAAATGGATGGAAGGAGTTGCTTCTGTCTATGCAGTCAATAAAGACCCGGAGTTGGATAAGTTAATGGACAACTTTATAACTTGTGTCGTAAAAGCCCAACGTGCAGACGGTTATATACATACGCCCGTTATCATTGAGGAACTGAATAAAGGGATTGATTCTCACACATTGAATGATGAACATAAGCAGACTGTGATTGGTACGAAAGTAGGTGCGGAAGATGAGAAAGGTGCTTTTGCCAATCGTCTGAATTTTGAAACTTATAATCTTGGACACTTGATGATGGCTGGAATTGTCCATCGCCGTGCCACCGGAAAGACAACTCTTTTCGATGCCGCTGTGAAAGCAACGGACTTCCTTTGTCATTTTTATGAAACGGCTTCTGCCGAATTGGCTCGTAATGCCATTTGTCCTTCTCATTATATGGGGGTGGTCGAGATGTATCGTGCTACCGGAAATCCCCGTTATCTGGAACTTTCCAAGAATCTGATTGATATTCGCGGTATGGTGGAAAATGGAACGGATGACAATCAGGACCGTATTCCTTTCCGTGACCAGTATCGGGCAATGGGACATGCCGTACGTGCCAATTATCTGTATGCCGGAGTAACGGATGTATATGCGGAAACGGGCGAACAGCAGTTGATGAAGAATCTGACTAGTATCTGGAATGATATTGTCACCCGCAAAATGTATGTGACCGGTGCCTGCGGAGCGCTTTATGATGGTACCTCGCCTGATGGTACTTGTTATGAGCCGGACAGTATTCAGAAAGTGCACCAGAGTTATGGGCGTCCTTACCAATTGCCCAATAGTACTGCGCATAATGAAACATGTGCCAATATCGGCAATATGCTGTTCAACTGGCGTATGCTGGAAGTGACGGGGGATGCGAAATATGCTGAACTGGTAGAGACTTGCCTTTATAATAGTGTACTGAGCGGGATTAGTCTCGATGGTAAGAAGTACTTCTATACGAATCCGTTGCGTATCAGTGCCGATTTGCCTTATACGCTTCGCTGGCCGAAAGAACGGACGGAATATATCAGTTGTTTCTGTTGTCCGCCGAATACATTGCGTACACTGTGCCAGGCACAGAATTATGCATATACATTGAGTCCGGAAGGTATTTACTGCAACTTATATGGCGCAAATACATTAACAACGGACTGGAAGGATAAAGGCGAAATTGCTTTGGAGCAGGAGACGGATTATCCTTGGGATGGTAACGTACGTGTGACGTTGAATAAAGTTCCCCGTAAGGCGGGTGCCTTCTCTCTTTTCCTTCGTATCCCGGAATGGTGTGAAAAGGCTGTATTAAAAGTAAATGGGCAGCCGGTGCAAATGGATACAAAAGCGAATACATATGCGGAAGTCAACCGTGTATGGAAAAAAGGCGATGTAGTGGAACTCGCAATGGATATGCCTGTCCGTCTGCTTGAAGCTCATCCGTTGGCAGAGGAAATCCGTAATCAGGTAGTTGTGAAACGCGGGCCGTTGGTTTACTGTCTGGAAAGTATGGATATTGCAAACGGAGAAAAGATTGATAACGTATTGATTCCTGCCGATATTAAATTGACTCCTAAGAAAGTAACGATAGAAGGCAGTCAGATAGTGGCTCTTGAAGGGACAGCACGTGTGGCGTCTCCCGCTTCTTGGGAAGGAGTGCTTTATCGTCCGGTGGCTCAGGCTGAAAGAACGGTGAATATCCGTCTGATTCCTTATTATGCCTGGGGTAACAGAGGAAAGGGAGAGATGACGGTATGGTTGCCATTAACAAGATAA
- a CDS encoding right-handed parallel beta-helix repeat-containing protein, with protein sequence MIGKSLKIACSLLAISSTLMAGDIWVSPKGNDFNDGTKQSPKATLTSALRQAREWRRTGDNRIQDGITIYMEGGTYTLHEPVFIRPEDSGTEKSPTVICSISGEEAILSGGVRIRNWKKQGKLWVADVPTFNGRPLDFRQLWIDGKKAVRARDVEDFEKMNRICSVDEKNEILYVPAVAVRKLIDNKGILKAEYVEMVLHQMWCVANLRIRSVEIQGDSAVVRFHQPESRIQFEHPWPRPMVTTNGHNSAFYLTNAQELLDVPGEWYHDINTRKVYYYPKEGEKMQDAGMEVIIPAVETLVQVEGTLDRPVSNIRFEKITFSYTTWMRPSEKGHVPLQAGMYLTDGYRIEPKMQRNYQNHPLDNQGWLGRPAAAVRVAAANQIDFERCRFEHLGSTGLDYEEATQGGVVRGCLFRDIAGNGLIVGSFSPAAHETHLPYDPADRREVCTHQQINNCYFTEVGNEDWGCLAIAAGYVSDINIEHNEISEVPYSGISLGWGWTQTVNCMRNNRVHANLIHHYAKHMYDVAGVYTLGSQPKSYVTENCVHSIYKPSYVHDPNHWFYLYTDEGSSFITVCDNWTEGEKYLQNANGPGNVWENNGPKVDSSIRERAGLEAEYRDLRNVR encoded by the coding sequence ATGATTGGAAAGAGTTTAAAAATAGCTTGTTCATTGCTTGCCATAAGTTCCACGCTTATGGCAGGGGATATATGGGTTTCTCCGAAAGGGAATGATTTCAATGACGGCACGAAGCAATCTCCGAAAGCAACTCTGACTTCGGCTTTGCGACAGGCACGGGAATGGCGGCGTACGGGAGATAACCGTATTCAAGATGGAATCACTATTTATATGGAAGGCGGAACATATACATTGCATGAACCTGTTTTTATTCGACCGGAAGATAGCGGAACAGAGAAATCTCCTACGGTGATTTGTTCCATCTCCGGTGAAGAGGCGATATTAAGCGGGGGCGTGCGCATCCGTAACTGGAAGAAGCAAGGGAAACTCTGGGTAGCGGACGTGCCGACATTCAATGGACGTCCGTTGGATTTCCGGCAATTATGGATAGATGGCAAGAAAGCTGTCCGTGCCCGTGATGTGGAAGACTTCGAGAAGATGAACCGCATTTGCAGCGTGGACGAGAAGAATGAGATTCTTTATGTTCCTGCGGTTGCTGTTCGCAAACTGATAGATAACAAAGGAATTTTGAAAGCTGAATATGTGGAAATGGTGCTTCATCAGATGTGGTGTGTGGCAAATTTGCGTATCCGTTCCGTAGAGATTCAAGGCGATAGTGCAGTGGTACGCTTTCATCAGCCGGAAAGCCGGATTCAGTTTGAGCATCCCTGGCCGCGTCCGATGGTGACGACGAATGGACATAATTCCGCTTTCTATCTGACGAATGCACAGGAATTGCTGGATGTTCCGGGAGAATGGTACCATGACATCAATACCCGTAAAGTCTATTATTACCCCAAAGAGGGAGAGAAGATGCAGGATGCCGGTATGGAAGTTATCATTCCTGCCGTTGAAACATTGGTGCAGGTGGAAGGTACATTAGACCGTCCTGTCTCTAATATCCGTTTTGAGAAAATAACATTCTCATACACAACTTGGATGCGTCCTTCAGAAAAGGGGCATGTGCCGCTTCAAGCAGGTATGTATCTGACGGACGGCTATCGGATAGAACCGAAGATGCAACGGAATTATCAGAATCATCCACTGGATAATCAGGGATGGCTGGGACGTCCGGCTGCGGCTGTCCGTGTGGCGGCTGCCAATCAGATTGATTTTGAGCGCTGTCGGTTCGAGCATTTAGGCTCTACCGGATTGGATTATGAGGAAGCGACACAAGGCGGTGTAGTCCGTGGTTGTCTTTTCCGTGATATTGCGGGGAATGGCTTGATAGTTGGTAGTTTTTCTCCGGCGGCTCATGAAACTCATTTGCCTTACGACCCTGCCGACCGCCGGGAAGTATGCACCCATCAACAAATCAATAACTGCTATTTTACGGAAGTGGGTAATGAGGACTGGGGATGCCTTGCCATTGCTGCGGGATATGTGAGTGATATTAACATTGAGCATAATGAAATCAGTGAGGTTCCTTATAGTGGAATCAGCCTCGGATGGGGTTGGACGCAAACGGTGAATTGCATGCGTAATAACAGGGTTCATGCGAATCTGATTCATCATTATGCGAAGCATATGTACGATGTGGCAGGTGTTTATACCCTCGGCTCACAACCGAAAAGTTACGTGACGGAGAATTGTGTGCACAGTATTTACAAACCAAGTTATGTGCATGACCCGAATCACTGGTTTTATCTATATACGGATGAAGGCTCTTCCTTTATTACCGTATGCGATAACTGGACGGAAGGAGAGAAGTACCTGCAAAATGCCAATGGTCCCGGCAATGTATGGGAGAATAATGGTCCTAAGGTGGATAGCTCCATTCGTGAACGTGCAGGATTGGAAGCAGAATACAGGGATTTGCGGAATGTCCGATAG
- a CDS encoding linear amide C-N hydrolase, translating into MKKNLSVNQVVIGCLFMFLSPSLAEACTGITLKSKNDTTIVARTIEWGGSDMNSQYVIVPRGYTEQSFTPDGVDGMLYAAQYGYVGLAVEQKEFIAEGLNEAGLSAGLFYFPHYGEYEKYNPAEKAKSISDLQLVSWLLGKCKTVDEVKKAVQEVHVINFIPQASTVHWRFTDASGRQVVLEIVQGIPHFYENKLGVLTNSPGFEWHLTNLNNYVNLYPGSAPAKRLGNIELSAFGSGSGFLGIPGDITPPSRFVRAAFYQATAPQQDTALKTVLQCFQILNNFDIPEGIEFPAGEIPANIPSATQWTSATDIANRIIYFRTMYNSAIRSIDLHSINFSTVRYQAIPMDIVKQQPVENIRIK; encoded by the coding sequence ATGAAGAAGAATTTATCTGTTAATCAAGTAGTCATTGGCTGTCTGTTTATGTTCCTGTCTCCTTCTCTTGCAGAAGCCTGCACAGGTATTACTTTAAAAAGCAAAAATGACACTACTATCGTTGCAAGGACGATTGAATGGGGTGGAAGTGACATGAACAGCCAATATGTCATTGTTCCAAGAGGGTATACCGAACAATCATTCACTCCGGATGGCGTTGACGGAATGTTGTATGCCGCACAATACGGATATGTAGGACTGGCTGTAGAACAAAAAGAATTCATAGCCGAAGGTCTGAACGAAGCCGGACTTTCAGCAGGATTGTTCTATTTTCCTCATTATGGCGAATATGAGAAATACAATCCGGCAGAGAAAGCAAAAAGTATTTCTGATTTACAACTCGTTTCCTGGCTTCTGGGAAAATGTAAAACTGTGGATGAAGTGAAAAAAGCAGTTCAAGAAGTACACGTGATTAATTTTATCCCACAAGCATCTACTGTTCATTGGCGTTTTACTGACGCTTCCGGTCGACAGGTGGTTTTGGAGATAGTTCAGGGCATCCCCCATTTTTATGAGAATAAGTTGGGAGTGCTGACAAATTCTCCCGGTTTTGAATGGCATCTGACGAATCTCAATAATTATGTCAACCTATACCCCGGATCAGCTCCGGCCAAACGTTTGGGTAATATAGAATTAAGTGCTTTCGGCTCCGGAAGCGGCTTTCTAGGTATTCCTGGCGACATAACTCCACCCTCCCGTTTTGTACGTGCCGCTTTTTATCAGGCAACGGCTCCCCAACAGGATACTGCTTTAAAGACCGTTCTTCAATGTTTCCAAATACTGAACAATTTTGATATACCGGAAGGGATAGAGTTTCCGGCAGGAGAAATTCCGGCAAATATTCCAAGCGCTACCCAATGGACTTCAGCTACGGACATAGCCAATCGAATCATTTATTTCCGTACTATGTACAATAGCGCTATACGCAGTATCGATTTACATTCGATTAATTTCTCCACTGTACGTTATCAAGCTATACCGATGGATATTGTCAAACAACAACCTGTTGAAAATATAAGAATAAAATAG
- a CDS encoding glycoside hydrolase family 105 protein yields MNRNLLKLIVACGAACFIACTTPQKAETEKWSERMARSEMKRFPEPWMIEKAKKPRWGYTHGLVVKSMLEEWKHTGDSAYYDYARIYADSLIDTDGHIKTMKYLSFNIDNVNGGKILFDLYAQTGDERYKIAMDTLRKQMAEQPRTSEGGFWHKLRYPHQMWLDGIFMASPYLAQYGATFNEPGLFDEAVKQILLINRKTYDSATGLYYHGWDESRDQKWANPETGCSPNFWSRSIGWYGAAIVDVLDYLPQETAGRDSVMQILQGLAKTLVKYQDSQSGTWYQVTDQGAREGNYLESSATALFIYTLAKAINKGYIGKEYIEPTQKAFEGMIKTFTRLEEDGSYTITNCCAVAGLGGDSKRYRDGSFEYYISEPIIENDPKSVGSFILAAIEYEKMMEKK; encoded by the coding sequence ATGAACAGAAACTTATTAAAACTGATTGTCGCTTGCGGAGCTGCTTGTTTTATCGCATGCACGACCCCTCAGAAAGCAGAGACGGAAAAGTGGAGTGAACGTATGGCACGCTCCGAAATGAAGCGTTTTCCCGAACCTTGGATGATTGAGAAAGCCAAGAAACCACGCTGGGGATATACCCACGGTCTTGTGGTTAAGTCCATGCTCGAAGAATGGAAACATACGGGCGACAGCGCCTACTATGATTATGCCAGAATCTATGCTGACAGTCTGATTGATACCGACGGGCATATCAAAACCATGAAATACCTTTCATTCAACATTGATAATGTCAACGGTGGCAAGATTCTTTTTGACCTTTACGCACAGACTGGAGACGAACGTTACAAGATTGCCATGGATACCTTACGCAAACAAATGGCGGAACAACCCCGCACAAGCGAAGGCGGATTCTGGCACAAACTGAGATACCCGCACCAAATGTGGCTGGACGGAATCTTTATGGCTTCCCCATACTTAGCTCAATACGGTGCAACTTTTAATGAACCGGGCTTATTTGACGAAGCCGTGAAGCAGATTCTTCTTATAAACCGCAAGACTTATGATTCCGCAACCGGACTTTATTATCACGGCTGGGACGAAAGCCGCGACCAGAAATGGGCAAATCCCGAAACAGGCTGCTCTCCTAACTTCTGGAGCCGCAGTATCGGATGGTATGGAGCCGCCATTGTCGATGTGCTCGATTATCTTCCACAGGAAACTGCCGGACGCGACAGTGTGATGCAGATTCTTCAAGGACTAGCCAAGACACTGGTAAAATATCAAGATTCTCAATCGGGCACCTGGTATCAAGTAACCGACCAAGGAGCACGCGAAGGGAATTATCTGGAATCTTCGGCAACTGCCTTATTTATTTACACACTTGCCAAAGCTATCAATAAAGGATATATCGGCAAAGAATATATTGAACCCACACAAAAAGCCTTCGAGGGTATGATCAAGACATTCACCCGTCTTGAAGAAGACGGCAGCTACACAATCACCAACTGCTGTGCAGTTGCCGGATTGGGTGGAGACTCTAAAAGATACCGTGACGGCTCATTCGAATATTATATCAGTGAACCGATTATCGAAAACGATCCTAAATCGGTAGGCTCATTCATTTTGGCTGCTATCGAGTATGAAAAAATGATGGAGAAAAAATAA